The Gillisia sp. Hel_I_86 genome has a segment encoding these proteins:
- the cmk gene encoding (d)CMP kinase translates to MTYHKITIAIDGFSSTGKSTVAKQLAKELSYVYVDTGAMYRAITLYAMRKGYILKDTFNVKSLIQDLPSLNLKFIFDEKLGFAAIYLNDENIEDEIRTLEVSNYVSRVAAISEVREKLVAQQQEMGLEKGVVMDGRDIGTVVFPNAELKIFMTATAEERAQRRFKEMKEKGQDVNYEEVLKNVTDRDHLDTTRKDSPLVKAEDAIEIDNSAWNIEKQFQKVLQLAKAAIDTVNH, encoded by the coding sequence TTGACATATCATAAAATCACCATTGCGATAGACGGGTTTTCTTCCACAGGAAAGAGCACCGTAGCAAAACAATTGGCCAAAGAATTAAGTTATGTATATGTAGATACTGGCGCAATGTATCGCGCAATCACCTTATATGCAATGCGAAAAGGATATATATTAAAAGACACTTTTAATGTAAAAAGCTTGATTCAAGATCTACCATCTCTAAATTTAAAATTCATTTTTGATGAAAAGTTGGGCTTTGCAGCTATCTACTTAAATGATGAAAACATTGAAGATGAAATTAGAACACTTGAGGTTTCAAATTATGTGAGTAGGGTAGCGGCTATTTCAGAAGTTCGTGAAAAATTAGTAGCGCAACAGCAAGAAATGGGATTGGAAAAAGGAGTGGTAATGGATGGTCGTGATATTGGTACCGTTGTCTTCCCGAATGCCGAACTCAAAATATTTATGACAGCTACGGCAGAAGAAAGAGCACAACGCCGTTTTAAAGAGATGAAGGAGAAGGGGCAAGATGTGAATTATGAGGAGGTATTAAAGAATGTAACAGATAGGGATCATTTGGATACTACCCGAAAAGATTCTCCATTAGTAAAGGCAGAAGATGCTATTGAGATCGATAATTCAGCTTGGAATATCGAAAAGCAATTTCAGAAAGTACTTCAATTGGCAAAAGCAGCAATCGATACTGTAAACCACTAA
- the lon gene encoding endopeptidase La, giving the protein MAKSKLLNIDSLSFQGIDEDAELIPLMTPEDEEEINKEELPEILPILPLRNTVLFPGVVIPITAGRDTSIKLINDANSGNKVIGVVAQKDEDVENPGVDDIYKTGVVARILRVLKMPDGNTTVIIQGKKRFKIKEVISEKPYMTAAVEEVPEVRPDVKNAEFGAITESIKDLALQIIKGSPNIPSEASFAIKNIDSPSFLINFVSSNMNLSVEEKQKLLKTNNLKTRALDTLKFMNVENQKLELKNVIQSKVQSDMSQQQREYFLHQQMKTIQEELGGATNEDEMEEMRVRAKDKKWDEKVEKHFTKELAKMQRMNPQVAEYSIQRNYLDLFLDLPWDEFSKDKFDLKRAKKILDRDHYGLDDVKERIIEYLAVLKLRNDMKSPILCLYGPPGVGKTSLGRSIAEALGREYVRISLGGLRDEAEIRGHRKTYIGAMPGRIIQSLKKAGTSNPVFVLDEIDKLSNGHNGDPSSALLEVLDPEQNSEFHDNFLEMGFDLSKVMFIATANSLSTVQPALRDRMEIINVTGYTIEEKVEIAKQHLLPKQLKEHGLTKEHIKIGKAQLEKIVEGYTRESGVRGLEKQIAKMVRYAAKNIAMEEKYSIKISNQNIIEILGSPRMERDKYENNEVAGVVTGLAWTSVGGDILFIESILSKGKGNLNITGNLGKVMKESATIAMEYIKANAEMLDLDPEVFEKYNVHIHVPEGATPKDGPSAGVTMLTSLVSLFTQRKIKKSLAMTGEITLRGKVLPVGGIKEKILAAKRARIKEIILCEDNKRDIDEIKADYLKGLTFHYVKEMKDVIDLALTQDKVKNPKEL; this is encoded by the coding sequence ATGGCTAAATCTAAATTATTAAATATTGACAGTTTGTCATTTCAAGGAATCGATGAAGATGCAGAGTTAATTCCTTTAATGACCCCAGAAGACGAAGAGGAAATAAATAAAGAAGAACTCCCAGAAATATTACCAATATTACCTTTAAGAAATACTGTATTATTCCCAGGTGTTGTAATTCCAATTACGGCAGGAAGAGATACTTCTATAAAGTTGATAAACGACGCAAATAGCGGAAATAAAGTAATAGGGGTTGTTGCCCAAAAAGACGAAGATGTCGAAAATCCCGGAGTAGATGATATTTATAAAACCGGAGTAGTAGCAAGGATTCTAAGGGTCCTAAAAATGCCCGATGGTAACACTACGGTGATCATCCAGGGGAAAAAGCGGTTCAAAATAAAGGAGGTTATTTCTGAAAAACCTTATATGACCGCTGCTGTAGAAGAAGTACCGGAAGTTAGACCAGATGTTAAGAACGCGGAATTTGGAGCTATTACAGAATCTATTAAAGATCTGGCTTTGCAGATAATTAAAGGGAGCCCCAATATTCCATCTGAAGCTTCCTTTGCTATAAAAAATATTGATAGCCCTTCTTTCTTGATCAACTTTGTTTCTTCCAATATGAATTTAAGTGTTGAGGAAAAGCAGAAATTATTGAAGACCAATAATTTGAAGACCAGAGCGCTGGATACTTTAAAATTCATGAACGTTGAGAACCAGAAACTGGAACTTAAAAATGTGATCCAGAGCAAGGTACAAAGCGACATGAGTCAGCAGCAGCGGGAATATTTCCTTCATCAGCAAATGAAAACCATCCAGGAAGAATTGGGAGGTGCTACTAATGAAGATGAGATGGAAGAAATGCGCGTTCGTGCTAAAGATAAAAAATGGGACGAGAAGGTTGAAAAGCACTTTACGAAAGAGCTTGCTAAAATGCAGCGAATGAATCCTCAGGTTGCAGAATATTCCATTCAGAGGAACTATTTAGATCTTTTTCTAGATCTTCCTTGGGATGAATTCAGCAAAGATAAATTCGACTTAAAACGAGCTAAAAAGATCTTGGATAGAGATCATTATGGTTTGGATGATGTAAAAGAACGTATCATTGAATATCTAGCAGTTTTAAAGCTGCGTAATGATATGAAATCTCCAATTCTTTGTTTATATGGACCTCCGGGAGTTGGTAAAACTTCTTTAGGTAGGTCTATTGCAGAAGCTTTGGGTAGAGAGTATGTTCGTATATCATTAGGTGGTTTGCGTGATGAAGCAGAAATAAGAGGGCATAGAAAAACCTATATTGGAGCTATGCCGGGTAGGATTATTCAGAGTCTTAAAAAAGCAGGAACCAGCAATCCTGTTTTTGTGTTGGATGAAATAGATAAGTTATCTAACGGTCATAATGGAGATCCATCTTCAGCATTATTGGAGGTTTTGGATCCAGAACAGAATAGTGAGTTCCATGATAATTTCTTGGAAATGGGATTTGACCTTTCTAAAGTGATGTTCATTGCTACCGCAAATAGTTTAAGTACTGTTCAGCCTGCTTTGAGGGATCGTATGGAGATCATTAATGTTACGGGATATACGATCGAAGAAAAGGTAGAGATCGCAAAGCAGCATTTATTGCCAAAGCAATTAAAAGAGCATGGACTTACCAAAGAACATATTAAAATAGGAAAGGCGCAGTTAGAGAAAATTGTTGAAGGTTATACCAGAGAATCCGGAGTAAGAGGATTGGAGAAACAAATCGCAAAAATGGTGCGCTATGCAGCCAAAAATATTGCGATGGAGGAAAAATATTCTATAAAAATAAGCAACCAAAATATCATCGAAATTCTTGGAAGCCCTAGAATGGAACGCGATAAATATGAAAATAACGAAGTTGCCGGAGTAGTGACAGGTTTGGCTTGGACGAGTGTGGGTGGAGATATTCTATTTATAGAATCTATTCTTTCTAAAGGAAAAGGAAATTTAAATATTACCGGAAACCTCGGGAAAGTGATGAAGGAATCTGCTACTATAGCGATGGAATATATCAAGGCAAATGCAGAAATGCTGGATTTAGACCCTGAAGTATTCGAGAAATACAATGTTCATATTCACGTGCCGGAAGGAGCAACCCCAAAAGATGGTCCAAGTGCAGGAGTTACTATGCTTACATCATTAGTATCGTTATTCACTCAGCGCAAGATCAAGAAAAGTCTGGCAATGACTGGGGAAATCACTTTAAGAGGAAAAGTATTACCTGTTGGAGGAATTAAAGAGAAGATTCTTGCTGCTAAGAGAGCTAGAATAAAGGAGATCATCCTTTGTGAAGACAACAAACGGGATATCGATGAAATCAAAGCAGATTATTTAAAAGGGCTTACTTTTCATTATGTGAAGGAGATGAAAGATGTAATAGATCTCGCGCTCACTCAAGATAAAGTGAAGAATCCAAAAGAATTATAG
- a CDS encoding RNA polymerase sigma factor, which produces MTPTITYTDDLIVRCQKQDQRAQLEVYKKYYKAMYNTALRIVKDTTEAEDIMQEGFIKAFSKIDTFQGKSTFGAWIKKIVVNLSINAYNKKIKYTQVAYNDEFRNETTETDIIGITEEEENKCKIQHILKKFEFLKENYKVILTLHLIEGYDYDEICEILKLSPANCRTTISRAKEQLRKIISENER; this is translated from the coding sequence TTGACACCAACCATTACCTATACAGACGATTTGATTGTACGTTGCCAGAAACAGGACCAGCGAGCACAATTGGAAGTATACAAAAAATACTATAAAGCAATGTACAATACGGCTCTTAGAATTGTAAAAGATACTACGGAAGCTGAAGATATCATGCAAGAGGGGTTTATCAAGGCATTTTCTAAAATAGATACATTCCAAGGGAAATCAACTTTTGGGGCCTGGATCAAGAAAATTGTAGTAAACCTTAGCATCAATGCCTATAACAAGAAAATAAAATATACACAGGTAGCGTATAATGATGAATTTAGGAATGAAACAACTGAAACAGATATAATAGGCATAACTGAAGAAGAGGAAAATAAATGTAAAATTCAACATATTTTAAAAAAGTTCGAATTCCTTAAAGAAAATTATAAAGTCATTCTTACGCTTCATTTAATTGAAGGATATGATTATGACGAAATATGCGAGATCCTAAAACTAAGCCCTGCCAATTGTAGAACAACCATCTCTAGAGCAAAAGAACAACTAAGAAAAATAATATCAGAAAATGAAAGATGA
- a CDS encoding DUF4179 domain-containing protein, protein MKDEELYKLFSTANCDLEEPETGHEERFLSKLNESRNLKTSRNESLVRPLWTSWIAVAASIVFVILIAGSFLNTNILAKPADLAAVSPEMKETQEFYTKAIRAELQQVNASKSPETKIIIDDALVQLERLDKEYKKLRVDLSNSGKDKRVIFAMVSNLQQRIDLLNTVLTQIEEIKELKNNKNESTII, encoded by the coding sequence ATGAAAGATGAAGAATTATATAAGCTCTTTAGTACAGCGAACTGCGATCTTGAAGAGCCCGAAACTGGCCATGAAGAACGCTTTCTCTCTAAATTAAATGAGTCCCGAAATCTAAAAACCTCAAGAAATGAAAGTCTTGTAAGGCCCTTATGGACATCTTGGATAGCCGTTGCAGCGAGTATTGTATTTGTAATACTAATTGCCGGAAGTTTTTTAAACACGAACATTCTTGCCAAACCTGCAGATCTTGCTGCGGTTTCTCCTGAAATGAAAGAAACACAAGAGTTTTATACAAAAGCTATTAGAGCTGAACTCCAACAGGTGAACGCTTCCAAATCTCCTGAAACAAAAATAATTATTGATGATGCCTTGGTACAATTGGAGCGATTGGACAAAGAATATAAAAAATTGAGAGTAGATCTTTCTAACAGTGGTAAGGATAAGCGGGTAATATTCGCAATGGTATCCAACCTACAACAACGTATAGATCTATTAAATACCGTTTTGACCCAAATTGAAGAAATTAAAGAACTAAAAAACAACAAAAATGAAAGCACTATTATTTAA
- a CDS encoding head GIN domain-containing protein produces the protein MKKAIILLCLVLMGSTSMEAQWWGSKKVNGNGSMVTDTRSTSNYDGIALVGSLDVQIVSGKEGELKVEAESNLQEYILTEVKDGKLKISVEKNVSLNPSRNMAILVTVPVETINSLSVTGSGDVSNSGVLKADELKIGVTGSGDINLTVEAKELWGAITGSGDIKLTGKAQDFSCKVTGSGDFMAYNLNAKNVEAAVSGSGDIQVTASQSLKARVSGSGDISYRGNPEKQDFKTSGSGDISQH, from the coding sequence ATGAAAAAAGCAATTATTCTATTATGCCTTGTCCTAATGGGTTCCACGAGTATGGAAGCACAATGGTGGGGCAGTAAAAAAGTGAATGGAAATGGTAGTATGGTAACAGATACCCGTAGTACTTCCAATTATGATGGAATTGCCTTAGTAGGCTCTTTAGATGTACAAATCGTTTCAGGAAAAGAAGGGGAACTTAAAGTAGAAGCAGAAAGCAACTTACAGGAATATATTCTTACAGAAGTCAAGGATGGAAAGCTTAAAATTTCTGTAGAAAAGAATGTCTCCTTAAACCCATCTCGAAATATGGCAATTCTAGTGACTGTTCCCGTAGAAACCATTAATAGTCTTTCGGTTACCGGATCTGGAGATGTCTCCAATAGCGGCGTATTAAAGGCCGATGAGCTAAAAATAGGGGTTACTGGGTCTGGAGATATCAATCTTACCGTGGAAGCAAAAGAATTGTGGGGAGCCATCACAGGATCCGGCGATATTAAATTAACTGGAAAAGCACAAGATTTTAGCTGTAAAGTAACCGGATCCGGGGATTTTATGGCATACAATCTAAATGCCAAAAATGTGGAAGCCGCAGTTTCAGGATCTGGAGATATCCAGGTTACGGCATCCCAGTCCCTAAAAGCCCGTGTTTCGGGTTCTGGGGATATAAGTTATAGGGGAAATCCAGAAAAACAGGATTTTAAAACATCTGGTTCTGGAGACATCTCCCAGCATTAA
- a CDS encoding transposase, translating to MNVNNLLDLYTGYLLVTPTYSTATGLSLVTDNSVGHDQITRLLSSKIDSRTLWLETKAMVHEIRSSEGLLIIDDSIEPKKHTKTNPLINWHYDHCSGKNVKGVNFVSSYYYSPKYDMGLPVGVEFVKKDVAVLNKKRKPTFKSKETKNEMMRRMVVQANYNIGFKYVLADSWFSSSENMSCIAQDCNSDFIMALKSNRAVALSEQDKAKGIYQSIESLTLEERTMSVYLKQYSDPILITKQVFKNVDGSTGTLYLATSDLNLDYQSLTTIYQKRWKVEEFFRSIKNNTAFAKAPTKTVQTQQAHFIASMIAHMKLERLKIRTHKNHYAVKSEIWLAATKAAWKQWEELSTSNSNLKKIAA from the coding sequence ATGAATGTTAATAACCTTTTAGACTTATATACTGGTTATTTGTTGGTTACACCGACTTACAGTACAGCGACCGGTTTGTCATTAGTGACGGATAATAGTGTTGGTCATGACCAAATAACGCGGTTGCTATCCAGTAAAATAGACTCAAGAACCTTGTGGTTGGAAACTAAAGCTATGGTTCACGAAATTAGGTCATCAGAAGGGTTGTTGATTATTGACGATTCCATTGAGCCCAAAAAACACACAAAAACCAATCCTTTAATAAATTGGCACTACGACCATTGTAGCGGTAAAAACGTTAAAGGTGTAAATTTTGTGAGTTCCTATTATTATAGTCCCAAGTATGATATGGGCCTCCCTGTAGGTGTTGAGTTTGTAAAGAAAGATGTAGCCGTTTTAAACAAAAAAAGGAAACCTACTTTTAAAAGCAAGGAAACCAAGAACGAAATGATGCGCCGCATGGTGGTACAAGCAAACTACAACATAGGTTTTAAGTATGTTTTGGCAGACAGCTGGTTTTCATCGTCAGAGAATATGAGCTGTATCGCACAAGACTGCAATTCAGATTTTATAATGGCCCTTAAATCAAACAGGGCCGTAGCATTGAGCGAACAAGATAAAGCAAAGGGCATTTATCAAAGTATTGAATCGTTAACGCTGGAAGAGCGTACTATGTCAGTTTATTTAAAACAATATAGTGACCCTATATTGATAACTAAGCAAGTCTTCAAAAACGTGGACGGTAGTACTGGTACGCTTTATCTAGCTACAAGTGATTTAAACTTAGATTACCAGAGCCTTACTACAATCTATCAAAAACGGTGGAAAGTAGAGGAATTTTTTCGCTCCATTAAAAACAATACCGCTTTTGCCAAAGCACCAACGAAAACTGTACAAACACAACAAGCCCATTTTATAGCATCCATGATTGCGCATATGAAACTTGAAAGGTTAAAAATTAGAACCCATAAAAATCATTATGCAGTGAAAAGTGAAATATGGCTTGCTGCCACCAAGGCAGCTTGGAAACAATGGGAAGAGTTATCAACATCAAATAGCAATTTAAAGAAAATTGCTGCGTAA
- a CDS encoding BfmA/BtgA family mobilization protein yields MSKRFSRINLHTETVERFKKYAIENDANYTETMEAVLDFFEKYHINPFVPFDDSVQGLKIARKS; encoded by the coding sequence ATGAGCAAGAGATTTTCAAGAATTAATCTTCATACCGAAACCGTAGAGCGGTTTAAAAAGTATGCCATAGAAAATGATGCGAATTATACCGAAACAATGGAAGCTGTTCTGGACTTTTTTGAGAAGTATCATATCAATCCCTTTGTGCCATTTGATGATTCTGTTCAGGGTTTAAAAATTGCAAGAAAATCATAA
- a CDS encoding Fic family protein, whose product METKNILKQAIASNKILAELKGRANEIPNQSMLINAITLQEAKDSSEIENIVTTQDLLYKALSSNISSTDAQTKEVLRYRHALWEGYSNLTKRPLSTNSFIEIVQIIKENGSGIRNAPGTTITSNNKTIYTPPEGEEVIRNLLKNLEDFIYREDDIDSLIKLAIMHYQFEAIHPFFDGNGRTGRVVNMLYIVEKGLLDTPILYLSKFIIENKNDYYTYLRKVTEKSAWEAWILFILKGIEETSHYTLGKINSINQLMQETIRFAKEKLPKRVYSKELIELLFEQPYCKVKYLVDKGIAKRQTAAEYLIELEKIGILKSQKVGVENLYLNVKLVKVLKK is encoded by the coding sequence GTGGAAACAAAAAATATTTTAAAACAGGCAATAGCTTCCAATAAAATTTTAGCAGAATTAAAGGGGCGTGCAAATGAAATCCCTAACCAGTCGATGCTTATAAATGCCATTACGCTTCAAGAAGCGAAAGACAGTTCCGAAATTGAAAATATAGTAACAACTCAAGATCTACTATATAAAGCTTTATCTTCAAATATTTCTTCAACTGATGCACAAACGAAAGAAGTTTTAAGGTATCGTCATGCACTTTGGGAGGGCTATAGTAATTTAACTAAAAGACCACTATCCACCAATTCTTTTATTGAGATTGTACAAATAATAAAGGAGAACGGATCTGGTATAAGAAATGCTCCGGGAACTACCATCACAAGCAATAACAAAACGATTTATACTCCGCCAGAAGGTGAAGAAGTAATTCGAAATTTATTAAAGAACTTAGAAGACTTTATATATAGAGAAGATGATATAGATTCTCTTATTAAGTTGGCTATAATGCACTATCAATTTGAAGCGATACATCCTTTTTTTGATGGAAATGGACGAACTGGTAGAGTTGTAAATATGTTATACATAGTCGAGAAAGGACTTTTAGATACCCCAATTCTCTATTTAAGCAAATTTATCATTGAAAATAAAAATGACTATTATACATATCTTAGAAAGGTCACAGAGAAGTCGGCCTGGGAAGCTTGGATACTTTTTATACTAAAAGGTATAGAAGAAACTTCTCACTACACATTAGGTAAAATAAATAGTATTAACCAATTAATGCAGGAAACCATTCGTTTTGCAAAAGAAAAGCTCCCCAAACGAGTTTATTCCAAGGAATTAATTGAATTGTTATTTGAACAGCCTTATTGTAAAGTAAAATATTTAGTGGATAAAGGCATTGCTAAACGTCAAACGGCAGCCGAATATCTTATTGAACTTGAAAAAATTGGAATATTAAAGTCGCAAAAAGTAGGAGTGGAGAATCTTTATTTGAATGTGAAATTGGTTAAAGTGTTGAAAAAATAA